In one Rhodococcus sp. B50 genomic region, the following are encoded:
- a CDS encoding MFS transporter — MTTIEQSGTPPVPPDTGTPTTRTPFKRVLAGSMAGAVLEWYDFAIYGILAATVLGPLFFPSGNAVASLLMALATQGLGFVARPLGGIVFGHLGDKFGRKPILVATFLMLGGATAAIGLLPTYGQIGIWATVALVVLRMIQGFALGGEFGAAVILVSEYGEPKRRGFWAAWPQSGAPAGTVLATVTVGILAVVFPGDAFDEWGWRVAFLLAVPLLIIGFLIRRGVEESPVYQAAQAKAESTEENAARKDSSSIVEALRKPRPLLHGLGMRLGENIAFYVYTIFVIAYATTYFDYTRGAIVTTVAFASVCQFLGMIGGGWWSDRVGRKIAMLVPAVSLIIWAPIFFSLVHTENMTALGVGVCVGALLHGMLAGPEAAWITELFPTKYRFAGSSLVFQGSSIIAGAPAPFIAVWLVDRFSATAVIVYLVITMSITVIAVATSRETKGVDLDKLDNLY, encoded by the coding sequence ATGACCACCATCGAGCAGTCGGGTACGCCACCGGTTCCACCGGACACCGGCACACCGACCACGAGAACTCCGTTCAAGCGGGTTCTGGCCGGCAGCATGGCCGGCGCCGTCCTCGAGTGGTACGACTTCGCGATCTACGGCATCCTTGCCGCGACCGTCCTCGGCCCTCTGTTCTTCCCCAGCGGCAACGCCGTTGCGTCCTTGCTGATGGCCCTCGCGACGCAGGGACTCGGGTTCGTCGCCCGACCGCTCGGCGGCATCGTCTTCGGTCATCTCGGTGACAAGTTCGGACGCAAGCCCATCCTGGTGGCAACGTTCCTCATGCTCGGTGGCGCGACGGCCGCGATCGGACTGTTGCCGACCTACGGTCAGATCGGCATCTGGGCCACCGTCGCCCTGGTGGTCCTGCGCATGATTCAGGGTTTCGCTCTCGGTGGTGAGTTCGGGGCTGCGGTGATCCTGGTCAGCGAATACGGCGAACCCAAGCGTCGTGGATTCTGGGCGGCATGGCCCCAGTCCGGGGCTCCGGCCGGCACCGTCCTGGCCACCGTCACAGTGGGCATACTCGCGGTCGTCTTCCCCGGGGACGCATTCGACGAATGGGGTTGGCGCGTGGCCTTCCTCCTCGCCGTGCCCCTTCTCATCATCGGGTTCCTGATCCGTCGGGGTGTCGAGGAATCGCCGGTCTACCAGGCCGCGCAGGCGAAGGCCGAATCCACCGAGGAAAATGCTGCCCGCAAGGATTCGTCCAGCATCGTCGAAGCTCTGCGTAAGCCCCGCCCCCTGCTCCACGGCCTCGGCATGCGTCTCGGCGAGAACATCGCGTTCTACGTCTATACGATCTTCGTCATCGCCTACGCCACAACCTACTTCGACTACACCCGTGGCGCGATCGTCACCACCGTCGCCTTCGCGTCGGTCTGCCAGTTCCTCGGAATGATCGGCGGCGGATGGTGGTCCGACCGGGTGGGGCGCAAGATCGCCATGCTCGTCCCGGCCGTCTCGCTCATCATCTGGGCACCGATCTTCTTCTCCCTGGTGCACACCGAGAACATGACCGCCCTCGGTGTGGGTGTCTGTGTCGGCGCATTGCTGCACGGGATGCTCGCCGGTCCCGAGGCCGCATGGATCACGGAGTTGTTCCCCACCAAGTACCGCTTCGCCGGTTCGTCGCTGGTGTTCCAGGGTTCCTCGATCATCGCCGGTGCTCCGGCGCCGTTCATCGCCGTGTGGCTGGTCGACCGCTTCAGCGCCACCGCGGTCATCGTCTACCTGGTGATCACCATGTCGATCACCGTGATCGCTGTAGCCACCAGTCGGGAGACCAAGGGCGTCGATCTCGACAAGCTCGACAACCTCTACTGA
- a CDS encoding nuclear transport factor 2 family protein: MSELSAAEQLLAIHEIQQVFSARLRVMDTKQWELYPTLHTEDVVSETWGGLPSDKQPRTGDDAGRVVGREALTRAISNFLDGPVSVTSAHHGHCPEIVLESDTTARGIWAMEDQLWWDNDGVEESLHGWGHYHEEYRKVDGVWLISYRKLTRLREVHTPGFFSFLKGSPDPS, translated from the coding sequence ATGAGTGAATTGTCCGCGGCGGAACAGCTTCTCGCCATCCATGAGATCCAGCAGGTCTTCTCGGCACGTCTGCGCGTGATGGACACCAAGCAGTGGGAGCTGTACCCGACCCTGCACACCGAGGACGTGGTGAGCGAAACGTGGGGCGGGCTGCCCAGCGACAAGCAGCCCCGCACCGGTGACGACGCCGGCCGCGTCGTGGGCCGCGAGGCGCTGACCCGCGCCATCAGCAACTTCCTCGACGGCCCCGTCTCGGTCACCTCGGCCCATCACGGCCACTGCCCGGAGATCGTCCTCGAATCCGACACCACCGCCCGCGGGATCTGGGCGATGGAGGATCAGCTGTGGTGGGACAACGACGGCGTCGAGGAATCGCTGCACGGGTGGGGCCACTACCACGAGGAATATCGCAAGGTCGACGGGGTCTGGCTGATCTCCTACCGCAAGCTCACCCGCCTGCGCGAGGTGCACACGCCCGGCTTCTTCAGCTTCCTGAAAGGATCACCAGATCCGAGCTGA
- a CDS encoding IclR family transcriptional regulator: MSTLQTLDRGLRALDIVSQRPGGISIAELAAELGIARAISYRIVATLEAHSLVARTQDGRIRLAAGAALLGSRFRPRVREVTQPLLRDLAQQTSATAFLSTLEGDECVVIAVAEPDSGILRVGYRVGTRHPVSKGAAGIAILAGRPASDSDTDAVRRAREDGFSITAGEIEHGAVGVAAGVRTPVDAEGVGFESSVGVVAIEGLDTEAAAAAVAATAARINSLLRT; the protein is encoded by the coding sequence TTGAGCACCCTGCAGACCCTGGATCGCGGTTTACGCGCGCTGGATATCGTGTCCCAGCGCCCAGGGGGAATCTCGATCGCAGAACTCGCGGCGGAGCTGGGTATCGCTCGTGCCATCAGCTACCGAATCGTGGCGACCCTCGAGGCACACTCGCTCGTGGCGCGAACACAGGACGGCCGTATCAGGCTGGCCGCAGGAGCAGCGCTACTCGGTTCGCGATTCCGCCCCCGAGTGCGTGAAGTCACGCAACCGCTACTGCGAGACCTCGCGCAGCAGACGTCGGCCACAGCGTTCCTGTCGACCCTGGAGGGCGACGAGTGCGTGGTGATCGCGGTGGCCGAACCCGACTCAGGAATTCTCCGAGTGGGCTACCGGGTCGGCACGAGACATCCCGTATCCAAAGGCGCGGCCGGTATCGCGATCCTCGCCGGCCGCCCCGCATCGGATTCCGACACCGACGCGGTCCGCCGCGCACGTGAGGACGGCTTCAGCATCACGGCCGGCGAAATCGAACACGGCGCCGTCGGCGTGGCGGCCGGCGTGCGCACACCGGTCGACGCCGAAGGCGTGGGTTTCGAGTCGAGCGTCGGGGTCGTGGCAATCGAAGGACTCGACACCGAGGCTGCCGCAGCTGCGGTCGCGGCGACTGCCGCACGGATCAACAGCCTGCTGCGTACCTGA
- a CDS encoding nuclear transport factor 2 family protein, with amino-acid sequence MTDTADLVASLVERVQLLEDKAAIHEVLTAYGPAVDAGDADAVGELWAEDAVYDIDIRVMEGRDAITEMVRTRPHQDYINEGCGHLLDPVHIRVDGDTAVATCHSLLLRRNLDSDSYRVWRVTANRFELARIDGRWKIKRRTARVLDGSAEARELLARASR; translated from the coding sequence ATGACCGACACCGCAGACCTGGTGGCTTCGCTCGTCGAGCGCGTGCAGCTTCTCGAGGACAAGGCCGCCATCCACGAGGTGCTCACGGCCTACGGTCCGGCCGTAGACGCCGGCGACGCTGATGCGGTGGGCGAGTTGTGGGCGGAGGACGCGGTCTACGACATCGACATCCGCGTGATGGAGGGTCGCGACGCCATCACCGAGATGGTCCGCACCCGTCCTCATCAGGACTACATCAACGAAGGATGCGGCCACCTGCTCGACCCGGTCCACATCCGCGTCGACGGCGACACCGCCGTCGCGACCTGCCATTCGCTGCTGTTGCGTCGCAACCTCGATTCCGACTCGTACCGTGTGTGGCGGGTGACGGCCAACCGCTTCGAGCTCGCGCGCATCGACGGTCGCTGGAAGATCAAGCGCCGCACCGCACGAGTGCTCGACGGCAGTGCCGAGGCCCGCGAGCTGCTCGCGAGGGCCTCCCGATGA
- a CDS encoding cytochrome P450/oxidoreductase, whose product MTSQSSGTVLEVPQPATESRCPVDHTAFTSPTGCPVSPRAAAFDPFTGPYQVDPAASLRWSRDEEPVFYSPELGYWVVTRYEDVKAVFRDNELFSPSIALEKITPTSDEANAVLARYGYAMNRTLVNEDEPAHMPRRRALMEPFTPAALAHHEPMVRRLTREYVDRFIDAGHVDLVDEMLWEVPLTVALHFLGVPEEDMDTLREYSIAHTVNTWGRPAPEQQVAVADAVGKFWQFAGTVLDKMRKDPSGHGWMPFGIRVQEEQPDVVTDSYLHSMMMAGIVAAHETTANASANALRLLLEHRDVWEEICADPSLIPNAVEECLRHSGSVAAWRRLVTADTTINGVEIPAGAKLLIVNSSANHDERHFDQADDFDIRRDNASDHLTFGYGSHQCMGKNLARMEIQIFLEELTRRLPHMELVPDQEFTYLPNTSFRGPDHVWVRWDPARNPERADPTVLSRHQPVKIGEPSKNTIARTMAVTELETVADDILLITLRDTSGRPLPKWSAGSHIDIDCGTVSRQYSLCGDPNDRNTFQVAVLHDTESRGGSRWIHTELSVGATLRVRGPRNHFKLDPDAKRYVFVAGGIGITPVIAMADQVKAAGGDYEIHYAGRSRTSMAFLDRLARNHGDRVRVYPGDEGIRMDLPSLFADPEDGTQVYSCGPERLLSALSEATSHWSDDTLHVEHFSSTLEELDPSKEHGFDVVLKDSGITVPVAADQTVLQALRASNIDAQSDCEEGICGACEVPVLDGEVDHRDLVLTKAERAAGKTMMTCCSRACGDKLTLQL is encoded by the coding sequence ATGACGAGTCAGTCGAGCGGCACCGTCCTCGAAGTCCCGCAACCGGCCACAGAAAGCCGTTGCCCTGTCGACCACACCGCCTTCACCTCCCCTACCGGCTGCCCTGTCTCGCCGCGCGCCGCGGCGTTCGATCCCTTCACCGGGCCGTATCAGGTGGACCCGGCCGCATCACTGCGCTGGTCCCGAGACGAAGAGCCCGTCTTCTACAGTCCCGAACTCGGCTACTGGGTGGTCACTCGCTACGAAGACGTCAAAGCCGTCTTCCGCGACAACGAACTGTTCTCCCCCTCGATCGCTCTCGAGAAGATCACCCCGACCTCCGACGAGGCGAACGCTGTCCTGGCCCGCTACGGCTATGCCATGAACCGCACCCTCGTCAACGAGGACGAACCGGCGCACATGCCTCGTCGGCGAGCGCTGATGGAACCTTTCACTCCCGCCGCACTCGCCCACCATGAGCCGATGGTGCGCCGGCTGACCCGCGAATACGTCGATCGTTTCATCGATGCCGGGCACGTCGACCTCGTCGACGAGATGCTCTGGGAGGTCCCGCTCACCGTCGCCCTGCACTTCCTCGGCGTGCCCGAGGAAGACATGGACACCCTGCGCGAGTACTCGATCGCGCACACCGTCAACACATGGGGACGACCCGCTCCCGAGCAGCAGGTCGCCGTCGCCGATGCCGTAGGCAAGTTCTGGCAGTTCGCCGGCACCGTCCTCGACAAGATGCGCAAGGATCCCAGCGGACACGGCTGGATGCCCTTCGGCATCCGCGTCCAGGAGGAACAGCCGGACGTTGTCACCGACTCCTACCTGCACTCGATGATGATGGCCGGCATCGTCGCCGCCCACGAGACCACCGCCAACGCCTCCGCAAACGCCTTGCGTCTACTGCTCGAGCATCGCGACGTGTGGGAGGAGATCTGCGCCGACCCGAGCCTGATCCCGAATGCCGTCGAAGAGTGCCTACGACATTCCGGATCGGTCGCCGCGTGGCGACGGCTCGTCACCGCGGACACCACGATCAACGGCGTCGAGATTCCTGCCGGAGCCAAGCTGCTGATCGTCAACTCGTCCGCCAACCACGACGAACGTCATTTCGATCAGGCCGACGACTTCGACATCCGGCGCGACAACGCCAGCGACCATCTCACCTTCGGCTACGGCAGCCACCAGTGCATGGGAAAGAATCTCGCGCGCATGGAGATTCAGATCTTTCTCGAAGAGCTCACGCGACGACTGCCCCACATGGAACTGGTACCGGATCAGGAGTTCACCTATCTGCCCAACACCTCGTTCCGCGGACCCGATCACGTGTGGGTCCGGTGGGATCCGGCGCGCAACCCCGAACGAGCCGACCCGACAGTGCTGTCCCGGCACCAGCCGGTCAAGATCGGCGAACCGTCCAAGAACACCATCGCTCGCACGATGGCGGTTACCGAACTCGAAACGGTCGCCGACGACATCCTGTTGATCACCCTGCGCGACACCTCCGGACGACCGCTACCGAAGTGGTCGGCGGGATCGCATATCGATATCGACTGTGGAACGGTGTCGCGGCAATACTCACTGTGCGGTGATCCGAACGACCGCAACACCTTCCAGGTGGCCGTCCTCCACGACACGGAGAGCCGGGGCGGGTCCCGATGGATTCACACCGAACTGTCCGTAGGGGCCACGCTCCGTGTACGTGGTCCCCGCAATCACTTCAAGCTCGACCCCGACGCGAAGCGGTACGTCTTCGTCGCCGGCGGCATCGGCATCACCCCGGTGATCGCGATGGCCGATCAGGTCAAGGCTGCAGGTGGCGATTACGAGATCCACTACGCCGGACGCTCGCGCACCTCGATGGCGTTCCTCGACCGTCTCGCCCGCAACCACGGCGATCGTGTCCGGGTCTATCCCGGCGACGAAGGCATCCGCATGGACCTTCCTTCGCTCTTCGCCGATCCGGAGGACGGCACACAGGTGTACTCGTGCGGCCCCGAACGTCTGCTCTCCGCATTGAGCGAGGCCACCTCCCATTGGTCCGACGACACACTGCACGTCGAACACTTCTCCTCCACACTCGAAGAACTGGATCCTTCCAAGGAACACGGGTTCGACGTGGTGCTGAAGGACTCCGGCATCACCGTCCCGGTCGCCGCCGACCAAACCGTGCTCCAAGCACTGCGAGCCTCCAACATCGACGCTCAGAGCGACTGTGAAGAAGGCATCTGCGGCGCCTGCGAGGTACCCGTCCTCGACGGTGAGGTCGACCACCGCGACCTGGTCCTCACCAAGGCCGAGCGCGCAGCCGGAAAAACCATGATGACCTGCTGCTCCCGCGCATGCGGCGACAAGCTGACCCTCCAGCTGTGA